A genome region from candidate division TA06 bacterium includes the following:
- the infB gene encoding translation initiation factor IF-2 produces MAEDKKTAAKKTTVKPAAKTPEHKPESAKKPAAKPAAAKVPELKPDAAKTTAAKPAAAKVPEHKTEAAKTPAAKSVSAKTSEHKAEAAKTPAAKLKANPAKALKVFEAAKDLKMSGKALLAILQELNFNVKTMMSVITDDMIASAKQRLEQGKQDVKREQEQQKKIQEKKEASVKAEANAQMVAPPTPVIVSKVDYPKEFSEPYPEAPKGIKPGVPRPGAPRPGTPYTRTPRPGGSFAGAPRLGALRPIGARPQSVRPPMTEEDSEQRRRRRRRRKKKEKRPVLDQAVVAATVKQTMAAIQRGKARRSYKFKDKEEVQGQEAPEQVVRLPEYSSISDLSHAMGVKPSEVVAKALGLGIMATINQRLDLDTLATIADDFGYVVEEMEEFTPGDPQDQKNAEPMNLKPRPPVVTVMGHVDHGKTSLLDRIRKSSVAEGEFGGITQHIGAYEVKAGKSSITFLDTPGHAAFTAMRARGAQVTDIVILVVAASEGVMPQTQEAIDHAQAAKVPVIVAINKMDLLDADPLRIKQDLSKQNLAPEDWGGKTIYVEVSAKTGANIDKLLEMVLLQAEMMDLKADPDYQPRGVVIESRLDKGKGILATVLVQQGTLQKGQPFVAGNFNGKIRAMYGERGNLVAKAGPSSAAVIQGFNGAPMVGDVFQVMDNESAARELALKRQQLKREQEFRPGKKVTLDGLYDQMLAGEIKELKLIVKGDAGGSVEAIADSVFKMSTDQLKIAVIHKGVGAITESDVLLAEASRAIIIGFHVRPEERARELAEREGVDIRTYNIIYDALEDIKKAQTGMLAPVFKESVQGRVEVRETYKISGVGTIAGCFVLSGSIARNNKVRLLRDNVEVFGGKLASLKRFKDDVREVQNGFECGLGLDGFNDIKKGDIVESYIVEEVKRE; encoded by the coding sequence ATGGCTGAAGACAAAAAAACTGCCGCTAAAAAAACCACCGTTAAACCCGCCGCCAAAACTCCGGAACACAAACCTGAATCGGCCAAAAAGCCGGCGGCCAAACCCGCCGCCGCCAAAGTTCCGGAACTAAAGCCCGACGCAGCCAAAACAACTGCCGCCAAACCAGCCGCCGCCAAAGTTCCGGAACATAAAACTGAGGCGGCCAAAACTCCGGCTGCCAAATCAGTCTCCGCCAAAACTTCGGAGCATAAAGCCGAGGCAGCCAAAACTCCGGCTGCCAAGCTTAAAGCCAATCCGGCCAAGGCGCTCAAGGTTTTTGAGGCCGCCAAGGATCTGAAGATGTCGGGCAAAGCCCTGCTGGCCATCCTCCAGGAGCTTAACTTCAACGTTAAGACCATGATGAGCGTCATTACCGATGATATGATAGCATCGGCCAAGCAGAGGCTGGAGCAGGGAAAACAGGATGTCAAGCGGGAGCAGGAACAGCAGAAGAAGATCCAGGAAAAGAAGGAAGCCTCGGTCAAGGCCGAAGCCAATGCCCAGATGGTCGCCCCGCCTACCCCGGTAATCGTTTCCAAGGTGGACTATCCCAAGGAATTTTCAGAACCCTATCCCGAGGCGCCCAAGGGAATAAAACCGGGGGTTCCCCGTCCCGGAGCGCCTCGCCCCGGAACGCCATACACCAGAACCCCGCGTCCCGGAGGCTCGTTTGCCGGAGCGCCGCGGCTGGGGGCGCTGCGTCCCATTGGAGCGCGGCCCCAGTCTGTCCGGCCGCCCATGACCGAGGAGGATTCGGAACAGCGCCGAAGGCGCAGACGCAGACGCAAGAAGAAGGAAAAGCGCCCGGTGCTGGACCAGGCGGTGGTAGCGGCCACGGTCAAACAGACCATGGCCGCCATCCAGCGGGGCAAGGCCCGACGTTCCTATAAATTCAAGGACAAGGAAGAGGTTCAGGGCCAGGAGGCTCCGGAGCAGGTGGTGCGGCTGCCGGAGTATTCTTCCATCAGCGATCTGTCCCACGCCATGGGAGTCAAGCCCTCCGAGGTGGTGGCCAAAGCGCTGGGACTGGGGATCATGGCCACCATCAACCAGCGGCTGGACCTGGACACCCTGGCCACCATCGCCGATGACTTCGGTTATGTGGTGGAAGAGATGGAGGAGTTCACTCCCGGAGATCCCCAGGATCAGAAAAACGCCGAACCGATGAATCTCAAACCCCGGCCCCCGGTGGTGACTGTAATGGGACACGTGGATCACGGCAAGACCTCGCTGCTGGACCGGATCCGCAAAAGCAGCGTGGCCGAAGGGGAATTCGGAGGCATCACCCAACATATCGGGGCCTACGAAGTAAAGGCCGGCAAAAGCAGCATCACTTTTCTGGACACCCCGGGCCACGCGGCCTTTACCGCCATGCGGGCCAGGGGCGCCCAGGTCACCGACATAGTCATCTTGGTGGTGGCGGCCTCGGAAGGGGTGATGCCCCAGACCCAGGAAGCCATCGACCACGCCCAGGCCGCCAAGGTGCCGGTGATCGTGGCCATCAACAAGATGGACCTGCTCGACGCCGATCCCCTGCGGATAAAACAGGATCTCTCCAAGCAGAACCTGGCCCCCGAGGACTGGGGCGGCAAGACCATCTACGTGGAGGTCTCGGCCAAGACCGGGGCCAACATCGACAAACTGCTGGAGATGGTGCTGCTGCAGGCCGAGATGATGGACCTGAAGGCCGATCCCGATTACCAGCCCCGGGGGGTGGTGATCGAGTCCCGGCTGGACAAGGGCAAGGGCATACTGGCCACGGTGCTGGTGCAACAGGGGACTTTGCAGAAGGGCCAGCCTTTTGTGGCCGGGAACTTCAACGGAAAGATCAGGGCCATGTACGGCGAGCGGGGAAATTTGGTGGCCAAGGCCGGGCCTTCCTCGGCCGCGGTGATCCAGGGCTTCAACGGCGCGCCCATGGTGGGCGATGTCTTCCAGGTGATGGACAATGAGTCCGCCGCCCGGGAGCTGGCCCTGAAGCGCCAGCAGTTGAAGCGGGAGCAGGAGTTCCGGCCCGGCAAGAAGGTGACCCTGGACGGACTGTACGACCAGATGCTGGCCGGCGAGATCAAGGAACTCAAGCTGATCGTCAAGGGCGACGCCGGGGGCTCGGTGGAGGCCATCGCCGACTCGGTGTTCAAAATGTCCACCGACCAGCTGAAGATAGCGGTGATTCACAAGGGGGTGGGCGCCATCACCGAGTCCGACGTGCTGCTGGCCGAGGCCTCGAGGGCCATCATCATCGGCTTCCACGTCCGGCCCGAGGAGCGGGCCCGGGAGCTGGCCGAGCGCGAAGGGGTGGACATCAGGACCTACAACATCATCTACGACGCGCTGGAGGACATTAAGAAGGCCCAGACCGGGATGCTGGCCCCGGTGTTCAAGGAATCGGTGCAGGGCCGGGTGGAAGTGCGCGAGACCTACAAGATCTCCGGGGTGGGGACCATCGCCGGCTGCTTCGTGCTTTCCGGGAGCATCGCCAGGAACAACAAGGTGCGGCTGCTGCGGGACAAT